In one Niallia taxi genomic region, the following are encoded:
- the panB gene encoding 3-methyl-2-oxobutanoate hydroxymethyltransferase: MKTTSDFIKMKNAEKISMVTAYDYPSAKQAELAGVDMLLVGDSLGMVVLGYESTIKVTMEDMIHHGKAVRRGAKNSFIVIDMPFMSYHLSDRDTLLNAARLIQETGANAVKLEGANDVFDKIRLLTNAGIPVMAHLGLTPQSVGVLGGYKVQGKSREDALELLENVKKCEEAGAFSVVLECIPMQLAREAAKAINIPTIGIGAGADTDGQVLVYHDMLTYGVDRVAKFVKQYTNIDEPIAQALINYVQEVKTGKFPEVKHSYTMNEGVLDGLYGGKR; the protein is encoded by the coding sequence TTGAAAACAACAAGTGATTTCATCAAGATGAAAAATGCAGAGAAAATTAGTATGGTGACCGCTTATGATTATCCGTCTGCCAAACAGGCAGAACTTGCAGGGGTTGATATGCTGCTTGTCGGTGACTCTCTTGGAATGGTAGTGCTTGGCTATGAGTCTACTATTAAGGTGACGATGGAGGATATGATTCATCATGGAAAAGCGGTCAGACGCGGAGCGAAAAATAGCTTTATCGTCATTGACATGCCCTTCATGAGCTATCATCTTTCAGACAGAGACACTTTACTAAATGCAGCAAGGCTTATTCAGGAAACAGGAGCAAATGCTGTTAAGCTGGAAGGCGCAAATGATGTTTTTGATAAAATTCGATTGCTGACAAATGCAGGAATTCCAGTGATGGCACATCTTGGCTTAACGCCCCAGTCTGTCGGTGTATTAGGGGGCTATAAAGTACAAGGGAAAAGCAGGGAAGACGCTTTAGAGTTGCTCGAAAATGTGAAGAAATGTGAAGAAGCAGGAGCATTTTCGGTCGTTTTAGAATGTATTCCAATGCAGCTTGCAAGGGAAGCAGCAAAAGCGATTAATATTCCTACTATTGGCATAGGAGCCGGTGCAGACACAGACGGTCAGGTTCTCGTCTATCATGACATGCTCACATATGGTGTTGACAGGGTTGCCAAATTTGTTAAGCAATACACAAATATAGATGAGCCGATTGCACAGGCGCTTATAAATTATGTGCAAGAAGTAAAAACGGGCAAATTTCCGGAAGTAAAGCACAGCTACACGATGAATGAAGGCGTATTGGATGGTTTATATGGAGGAAAACGATGA
- the panC gene encoding pantoate--beta-alanine ligase → MKIITTKAELQELTLSLKQQKTIGFVPTMGYLHEGHRALLKEARRENDILILSVFVNPLQFGPNEDLESYPRDIEQDKLTAKNEGVDYLFMPSTEEMYPSTPSVTVHVQKRADVLCGRTRPGHFDGVATVLTKLFHLVQPDNVYFGKKDAQQVAVVDGLIQDFHFPITLHAVQTVREEDGLAKSSRNVKLSHNERQEAGILYQTLSMAREELIKGNHDARAITDSLSKRIETNTSGKVDYLEILTYPELQEPSHWEGSLIIAVAVRFNNARLIDNIIFDINEMAIGKGASTCSEQ, encoded by the coding sequence ATGAAAATTATCACAACGAAGGCAGAACTGCAGGAATTGACATTAAGCTTGAAACAGCAAAAAACAATCGGCTTCGTACCAACGATGGGATACTTACATGAAGGTCATCGTGCTTTATTAAAGGAAGCGAGAAGAGAAAATGACATACTGATCTTAAGTGTGTTTGTCAATCCGCTTCAATTTGGTCCAAATGAAGACTTGGAATCCTATCCAAGAGATATAGAGCAGGATAAACTTACAGCAAAGAATGAGGGTGTCGACTATTTGTTTATGCCATCAACAGAAGAAATGTATCCGAGCACACCTTCTGTCACAGTTCATGTTCAGAAAAGAGCAGATGTATTATGTGGCAGAACAAGACCAGGCCATTTTGACGGTGTTGCCACAGTACTGACAAAGCTGTTCCATCTTGTTCAGCCTGATAATGTTTACTTTGGAAAAAAAGATGCACAGCAAGTTGCTGTTGTTGATGGATTAATACAGGATTTTCATTTTCCAATTACCCTTCATGCCGTTCAAACGGTCAGGGAAGAGGATGGACTTGCGAAGAGCTCAAGAAATGTGAAGCTGTCCCATAATGAAAGGCAAGAAGCAGGCATTCTTTATCAAACACTCTCCATGGCAAGAGAAGAGCTGATAAAGGGTAATCATGATGCCAGGGCTATTACGGATTCGTTAAGTAAAAGGATTGAGACAAATACGAGCGGTAAAGTTGATTATCTGGAAATCCTGACATATCCTGAGCTGCAAGAACCGAGCCATTGGGAAGGTTCGCTTATAATTGCAGTGGCTGTCCGCTTTAATAACGCTAGATTAATTGATAATATCATTTTTGATATAAATGAAATGGCTATTGGAAAAGGAGCAAGCACATGTTCCGAACAATGA
- the panD gene encoding aspartate 1-decarboxylase, translated as MFRTMMNGKIHRAIVTEANLNYVGSITIDEDILDAVNMLPNEKVQIVNNNNGARLETYIIPGKRGSGTICLNGAAARLVQVGDTVIIISYAVMTNEEAHLHKPKVAIMGENNRIAELLSQEPEKTIL; from the coding sequence ATGTTCCGAACAATGATGAATGGGAAGATCCATCGAGCGATAGTGACAGAAGCAAATTTGAATTATGTTGGCAGTATTACAATTGATGAGGACATTCTGGATGCAGTGAATATGCTTCCAAATGAAAAGGTACAGATTGTTAACAATAATAATGGCGCTCGCCTGGAAACATATATTATTCCAGGAAAAAGGGGCAGTGGAACAATCTGTCTAAATGGTGCAGCAGCAAGACTAGTGCAGGTTGGTGATACAGTTATCATCATTTCCTATGCAGTTATGACGAATGAAGAAGCACATCTTCATAAACCAAAGGTTGCCATTATGGGAGAAAACAATCGAATTGCAGAACTGCTGAGCCAGGAGCCAGAAAAGACAATTCTGTAA
- the dinG gene encoding ATP-dependent DNA helicase DinG, translating into MGNKYVVVDLETNGNSPKKGDRIIQFAAVVIEDGKIVEEYSSLLNPLQPISPFIEELTGINDEMVESAPLFDEIAEKVQSLLKDAYFVAHNVMFDLSFLSDELEQAGFEGFYGPIIDTVEMARILFPTADSYKLTDLAIQENIEHDRPHQADSDAYVTAELLLIMLNKLEELPLQTIRQLESLSGALKSDLDQLLDQIAIKQQKTNSFMREGLEIYRGLALKLEDTEKAAKKNLQDYIEFNEKDIENRMRQVLPNYVTRAGQQEMIQDVLKCFNGNMHGLIEAGTGIGKSLAYLLGAAYFAKKEKKQIVVSTFTTQLQEQLTHKDLPILESIIPFPIMSTVLKGRNHYISLDKFEVSLKEQDDNYDIVLTKMQILIWLTETQTGDKDELNLSSGGLKFWHKIKNNGNFSLPFSKEWAPKDFYRRTRNAAQKADIIITNHALMLNNLTADKGLLPNYEYAIIDEGHHFEKNAIKHFGHQFSYVSAKLSFQAIGTYEQKQLLYKLLSNFDEVHDEKIKLNRLLADLLLELDELFRTILRYVKRTANKSSSKASIRIKRDGSIQWNQIEIVAERFIFLLKDCKNALLQSLEAFYGKTDISALPMNQVLAADRIKGILEEWDKYMLTLRQIFLREEENITWLEVDWKSYPHQAVLYAQPHSVSELLLQHLFAKKKSVVFASATLTVNNSFDYYVKALGLAETNHVEKQIPSPFQYDKQVRLIVPDEVPEINNVPLDEYIEAVTGHIVTIAQATSGRMLILFTSNEMLKKTYELIKEKGSLPDYAILAQGITTGSRMRLTRNFQRYDKAILLGTNSFWEGIDIPGEDLTCLIIVRLPFSSPDEPLNEAKNERIKSLGGNPFLENSLPEAVLRFKQGFGRLIRTETDKGFIVILDRRILTTTYGETFLKSIPHVPLIRKKLDDIEFFINEWI; encoded by the coding sequence ATGGGGAATAAATATGTGGTGGTCGATTTGGAAACAAACGGGAATTCACCAAAAAAAGGAGATCGAATCATTCAGTTCGCGGCAGTCGTGATTGAGGATGGGAAAATAGTAGAGGAGTATTCCTCCCTGTTGAATCCTCTGCAGCCAATTTCTCCCTTTATAGAGGAACTGACTGGCATAAATGATGAGATGGTGGAGTCGGCGCCATTATTTGATGAAATTGCAGAAAAGGTGCAGTCCTTACTTAAGGATGCCTACTTTGTTGCACATAATGTAATGTTTGATCTGTCATTCTTGTCAGATGAATTGGAACAGGCCGGTTTTGAAGGGTTTTATGGACCGATAATTGACACGGTGGAAATGGCTAGGATTTTGTTTCCTACAGCGGACAGCTACAAGCTGACAGATTTGGCAATTCAGGAAAACATCGAGCATGACCGTCCACATCAGGCTGATAGTGATGCGTATGTAACAGCAGAGCTGTTGCTTATTATGTTAAATAAACTAGAAGAACTGCCTTTGCAAACAATTAGGCAATTAGAAAGCTTGAGCGGTGCATTAAAAAGCGATCTGGACCAGCTTCTGGATCAAATAGCTATCAAACAGCAGAAAACGAATTCTTTTATGCGTGAAGGGCTGGAGATATACAGAGGATTGGCGCTCAAACTGGAAGATACGGAAAAAGCTGCAAAAAAGAATTTGCAGGATTACATAGAGTTTAACGAAAAAGATATTGAGAATAGAATGAGGCAAGTGTTGCCGAACTATGTTACAAGAGCTGGTCAGCAAGAAATGATTCAAGACGTTCTTAAGTGCTTTAATGGGAATATGCATGGGCTAATCGAGGCTGGAACGGGTATTGGCAAATCATTGGCCTATTTGCTTGGAGCAGCCTATTTTGCCAAAAAGGAAAAGAAGCAGATTGTCGTCAGCACCTTCACAACACAGCTGCAGGAACAGCTTACTCACAAGGATTTACCGATCCTTGAGAGCATTATTCCATTTCCTATCATGTCCACTGTGCTGAAGGGAAGAAACCACTATATCAGCTTAGATAAGTTTGAGGTTTCTCTTAAGGAACAGGATGACAACTACGATATCGTTTTAACGAAAATGCAAATTTTAATCTGGCTGACAGAAACGCAGACAGGTGATAAGGATGAACTGAATCTGTCGAGCGGGGGCCTTAAGTTTTGGCATAAAATAAAAAATAACGGCAACTTTTCCTTGCCTTTTTCTAAAGAATGGGCTCCAAAGGATTTTTACCGACGTACAAGAAATGCGGCACAAAAGGCTGATATTATCATCACAAATCATGCTTTAATGCTTAATAATCTTACAGCAGACAAGGGGCTTCTGCCTAATTATGAGTATGCGATAATTGACGAAGGACATCATTTTGAGAAAAATGCCATAAAGCATTTTGGGCACCAGTTTTCCTATGTCAGCGCAAAGCTTAGCTTCCAAGCTATTGGAACATACGAGCAGAAACAGCTGCTTTATAAACTGCTCTCCAATTTTGATGAGGTTCATGATGAAAAAATCAAGCTGAATAGACTGCTAGCAGATCTTCTATTGGAGCTTGATGAGCTGTTTAGGACAATATTAAGATATGTTAAAAGGACTGCAAATAAGTCTTCAAGTAAAGCAAGCATTCGTATTAAAAGAGACGGATCTATTCAATGGAATCAAATTGAAATTGTCGCAGAGCGATTTATTTTTTTACTGAAGGATTGTAAAAACGCGCTTTTACAATCACTTGAAGCTTTTTATGGAAAAACCGATATATCCGCACTTCCCATGAATCAAGTGTTGGCAGCGGATAGAATAAAAGGAATCCTTGAAGAATGGGATAAATACATGCTGACACTGCGCCAGATTTTTTTGCGAGAGGAAGAAAATATAACATGGCTTGAGGTTGATTGGAAAAGCTATCCCCATCAAGCAGTGCTTTATGCTCAGCCTCATTCCGTATCAGAGCTGCTTTTACAGCATTTGTTCGCAAAAAAGAAAAGTGTTGTGTTCGCGTCTGCGACATTAACTGTAAATAACAGCTTTGATTATTATGTAAAAGCATTAGGGCTTGCTGAAACAAACCATGTTGAAAAACAGATTCCTTCTCCGTTTCAATATGACAAGCAGGTCAGGCTGATAGTGCCAGATGAAGTGCCGGAGATTAATAATGTACCGCTTGATGAGTATATAGAGGCAGTAACAGGACATATTGTGACAATCGCACAGGCAACGAGCGGACGTATGTTGATTTTGTTCACATCCAATGAAATGCTGAAGAAAACATATGAGCTTATAAAAGAAAAAGGAAGCCTTCCTGATTATGCTATTCTTGCTCAAGGCATCACGACTGGAAGCAGGATGAGGCTGACTAGAAATTTTCAGCGCTACGATAAAGCCATCCTTCTTGGAACGAACAGCTTTTGGGAGGGTATTGACATTCCGGGAGAAGATTTGACCTGTTTGATTATTGTTAGGCTGCCATTTTCTTCACCGGATGAGCCTTTGAATGAAGCTAAAAACGAACGTATCAAATCTTTGGGAGGCAATCCGTTCCTTGAAAACAGCTTGCCTGAAGCGGTACTTCGATTCAAGCAAGGCTTCGGCAGACTGATTCGGACTGAAACAGATAAAGGGTTCATCGTGATACTTGATAGAAGGATTTTGACAACAACTTATGGGGAGACGTTTTTGAAATCAATTCCACATGTGCCGTTGATTAGAAAGAAACTCGATGATATTGAATTTTTTATTAACGAATGGATTTAA
- a CDS encoding cell wall elongation regulator TseB-like domain-containing protein, whose translation MKKWIWSCAGLVVIVLGIVVYTYVTAYKPVSKAEETAEKIAKEEAGVVSIDKFSLYNGNDSYYVVEGKNKDKEDVIVWIEEKTHGITVENKKDGLTKQAVINKISSERELKKIDTVRLGMLEGIPVWEVYAHTDDDLINYFYFDFETGELLRNIENI comes from the coding sequence ATGAAAAAATGGATTTGGTCTTGTGCTGGGCTTGTCGTGATTGTGCTGGGCATTGTCGTCTATACATATGTAACAGCATATAAGCCTGTATCAAAAGCAGAGGAGACCGCAGAAAAAATCGCAAAAGAAGAAGCTGGGGTTGTGAGTATTGATAAATTTTCGCTTTATAACGGTAATGATAGCTACTATGTTGTAGAGGGGAAAAACAAGGATAAAGAAGATGTAATTGTTTGGATTGAAGAGAAGACCCATGGTATTACTGTTGAAAACAAAAAAGATGGGCTGACAAAACAAGCGGTTATTAATAAAATATCATCGGAGAGGGAACTCAAAAAAATTGATACTGTCCGACTAGGCATGCTTGAGGGTATTCCGGTTTGGGAAGTATACGCACATACCGATGATGATTTGATAAATTATTTTTATTTTGACTTTGAAACAGGAGAATTACTTAGAAATATTGAAAATATTTAG
- a CDS encoding pyridoxal phosphate-dependent aminotransferase, translating to MNVQLAKRVNALTPSTTLAITAKAKSLKEEGHDVIGLGAGEPDFNTPQNIIEAAVKSMNEGHTKYTPAAGLPLLKKAIINKLQRDQGLAYEPNQIIVTNGAKHGLYTLFQVLLDEGDEVIIPIPYWVSYPEQVKLADGVPVYVDGLEENEFKITPDQLKSAITAKTKAVIINSPSNPTGMIYTKEELLALGEICLEHNVLIISDEIYEKLVYGENEHVSIASLSPELKEATIVINGVSKSHSMTGWRIGYAAGNKAIISAMTNLASHSTSNPTTPSQYATIEAYEGPQDSVEEMKDAFSQRLDIIHQKLNDIPGVTCLKPKGAFYLFPNVEKAVKLTGYTDTDEFVSALLEEALVAVIPGSGFGADNYIRLSYATSLELLEKAVDRIHHFVESKAAKETV from the coding sequence ATGAATGTTCAATTAGCAAAAAGAGTAAATGCTTTAACACCATCAACAACTCTTGCGATTACAGCAAAAGCAAAATCCTTGAAAGAAGAGGGGCATGATGTAATCGGTCTGGGGGCAGGCGAACCAGATTTTAATACTCCTCAAAATATCATTGAAGCTGCTGTGAAAAGCATGAATGAAGGTCATACTAAGTATACGCCGGCGGCAGGTCTGCCACTATTGAAAAAGGCGATTATCAATAAGCTTCAAAGAGATCAGGGTCTTGCCTATGAACCTAATCAAATCATCGTTACAAATGGTGCTAAGCACGGTTTGTATACTTTATTTCAAGTGCTGTTGGATGAGGGAGATGAAGTCATCATTCCTATTCCTTACTGGGTGAGCTATCCGGAGCAAGTAAAGCTTGCTGATGGTGTGCCAGTATATGTGGATGGACTAGAAGAGAATGAGTTTAAAATTACTCCTGACCAACTAAAGTCAGCAATTACTGCAAAAACAAAAGCAGTTATCATCAATTCACCAAGCAATCCGACAGGTATGATTTATACGAAAGAAGAATTGCTTGCACTTGGAGAAATTTGTCTTGAGCATAATGTTCTGATCATTTCAGATGAAATATATGAAAAGTTAGTCTATGGTGAAAACGAGCATGTTTCCATTGCTTCCCTTTCACCAGAGTTAAAAGAAGCTACAATCGTTATAAACGGTGTGTCTAAATCACACAGCATGACAGGTTGGCGTATCGGCTATGCTGCAGGAAACAAAGCTATTATATCTGCAATGACGAACCTTGCAAGCCATAGCACTTCCAATCCGACAACACCTTCCCAGTATGCAACAATTGAGGCATATGAGGGACCACAGGATTCTGTTGAGGAAATGAAAGACGCATTCAGTCAAAGACTGGATATCATTCATCAGAAATTGAATGATATTCCTGGTGTTACTTGCCTTAAGCCAAAAGGAGCCTTCTATTTATTCCCGAATGTGGAGAAGGCTGTGAAATTGACAGGCTACACAGATACAGATGAATTTGTAAGTGCCCTGCTGGAAGAAGCGCTTGTAGCTGTTATTCCTGGCTCTGGTTTCGGTGCGGACAATTATATTCGCTTATCTTATGCAACAAGCTTGGAGCTGCTTGAAAAAGCAGTGGACAGAATCCATCATTTTGTCGAAAGCAAAGCAGCAAAAGAAACAGTATAA
- the asnS gene encoding asparagine--tRNA ligase: MKSTIAELPKHVDKEVKIGAWIANKRSSGKIAFLQLRDGTGFVQGVVVKSDVPEEVFQAAKSVTQESSVYVTGKVQTDERSPFGYELLVSGVEVIHASVDYPITPKEHGTEFLMDNRHLWLRSKRQHAVMKIRNEIIRATYQFFNENGFAKVDPPILTGSAPEGTTELFATKYFDEDAYLSQSGQLYMEAAAMALGKVFSFGPTFRAEKSKTRRHLIEFWMIEPEMAFYEFEDNLVVQEEYVSFIVQSVLANCQLELKTLGRDLSKLEQIKAPFPRISYDDAISLLHEKGFDDIQWGDDFGAPHETAIAETYDKPVFITHYPTSLKPFYMQPDPNRDDVVLCADLIAPEGYGEIIGGSERIHDMDLLEQRVQEHQLDAETYKWYLELRKYGSVPHSGFGLGLERTVAWISGVEHVRETIPFPRLLNRLYP; the protein is encoded by the coding sequence ATTAAATCAACTATAGCTGAATTACCTAAACATGTTGATAAAGAAGTAAAAATCGGCGCTTGGATTGCCAATAAACGTTCAAGTGGAAAAATCGCGTTTTTACAGCTGCGTGACGGTACTGGATTTGTACAAGGTGTAGTCGTAAAAAGTGATGTGCCAGAAGAAGTTTTTCAAGCAGCTAAATCTGTAACACAGGAATCTTCCGTTTATGTGACTGGAAAGGTACAAACGGACGAGCGTTCTCCATTCGGATACGAGCTTCTTGTATCTGGAGTTGAAGTGATCCATGCATCTGTCGACTATCCAATCACACCAAAAGAGCACGGAACAGAATTTTTGATGGATAACCGTCATTTATGGCTTCGTTCTAAACGCCAGCATGCGGTTATGAAGATTAGAAATGAAATCATACGTGCGACATATCAGTTCTTTAATGAAAATGGTTTCGCGAAGGTGGATCCGCCAATTTTAACAGGCAGCGCACCTGAAGGAACAACAGAGCTATTTGCAACGAAGTATTTTGATGAGGATGCTTACTTGTCTCAAAGCGGACAGCTTTATATGGAAGCTGCTGCAATGGCATTAGGAAAGGTTTTCTCCTTTGGTCCGACATTCCGTGCCGAAAAATCGAAAACTCGCCGTCACTTGATTGAGTTCTGGATGATTGAACCGGAAATGGCTTTCTATGAATTTGAGGATAATCTTGTAGTTCAAGAAGAGTATGTTTCCTTTATTGTTCAATCGGTTTTAGCAAACTGCCAGCTTGAATTGAAAACATTAGGAAGAGATTTGTCAAAGCTTGAGCAAATTAAAGCACCATTCCCGCGTATCAGCTATGATGATGCTATTAGCTTGCTTCATGAAAAAGGCTTTGATGATATTCAATGGGGAGATGATTTTGGGGCTCCGCATGAAACAGCAATTGCAGAAACATACGATAAGCCTGTGTTCATTACACATTACCCAACTTCATTAAAGCCATTCTATATGCAGCCAGACCCGAACAGAGATGATGTTGTTTTATGTGCTGACTTGATTGCACCAGAAGGCTATGGAGAAATTATCGGCGGTTCAGAACGTATTCACGACATGGACTTGCTTGAACAGCGTGTACAGGAGCATCAATTGGATGCAGAAACATATAAATGGTATTTAGAGCTTCGTAAATATGGCTCTGTTCCACATTCAGGCTTTGGATTAGGCTTGGAAAGAACAGTTGCTTGGATTAGCGGTGTGGAACATGTAAGAGAAACAATTCCATTCCCAAGATTGCTGAACCGTTTGTATCCATAA
- a CDS encoding DnaD domain-containing protein, producing the protein MNKSVMLKWLQEGNIHIPTTLLTHYHTLKLNEKELVLLLQVLAFLDKGKEFPTPSEIAANMSIDSVECHEMLSQLIRRGYITIIDGVNEFGIRFERYSIEPLWEKLIDQYIAADRKEEVDVDHKKETDLYTCFEQEFGRPLSPFEIETLGMWLDDDHHDTVIIKAALKEAVISGKLNFRYIDRILFEWKKNGIKTIQQAQNHGKKFRSYQGSNKEQEPEAPKTKSVQFYNWLEQ; encoded by the coding sequence ATGAATAAATCAGTAATGTTAAAATGGCTTCAAGAAGGAAACATCCATATTCCAACCACACTTCTAACCCATTATCACACACTTAAACTTAATGAAAAGGAACTAGTTCTTTTGCTTCAAGTTCTAGCTTTTTTGGACAAAGGCAAGGAATTTCCTACCCCTTCCGAAATTGCCGCAAATATGTCGATAGACTCAGTTGAATGCCATGAAATGTTAAGTCAGCTTATTCGTCGGGGCTATATTACGATCATTGATGGTGTTAATGAGTTTGGCATCCGCTTTGAACGATATTCTATTGAGCCACTATGGGAAAAATTAATTGATCAATATATAGCGGCAGACAGAAAAGAAGAAGTGGATGTCGATCATAAAAAAGAAACAGATTTATATACATGCTTTGAACAGGAATTTGGCAGACCGCTGTCTCCATTCGAAATAGAGACATTAGGAATGTGGCTTGACGATGATCATCATGATACGGTCATCATCAAAGCTGCCTTAAAAGAGGCTGTTATTTCCGGAAAGCTGAACTTTCGCTATATTGACAGGATATTATTTGAATGGAAAAAGAATGGAATCAAAACAATCCAACAGGCGCAGAACCATGGAAAGAAATTCCGTTCTTATCAAGGAAGTAATAAGGAGCAAGAGCCAGAGGCACCAAAAACAAAATCTGTTCAATTTTATAATTGGCTGGAGCAATAA
- the nth gene encoding endonuclease III has product MLKKDQIRHCLDVMGEMFPEAHCELVHANPFELVIAVALSAQCTDVLVNKVTKNLFQKYKTPEDYLSVPLEELQDDIRSIGLFRNKAKNIQKLCQMLLEKYNGEVPKDRDELINLPGVGRKTANVVVSVAYNIPAIAVDTHVERVSKRLGFCRWKDSVLEVEKALMKKVPEEEWSVTHHRMIFFGRYHCKAQNPQCEVCPLLTECREGKKRMKKAGVLV; this is encoded by the coding sequence ATGCTGAAAAAAGATCAGATTAGACATTGTCTTGATGTAATGGGTGAAATGTTTCCTGAAGCACATTGTGAGCTTGTGCATGCAAACCCATTTGAACTAGTAATCGCGGTTGCTTTATCCGCCCAGTGCACCGACGTTTTAGTAAATAAAGTAACAAAAAACCTATTTCAAAAATATAAAACACCAGAGGACTATTTAAGTGTGCCATTAGAAGAATTGCAAGATGATATTCGTTCTATTGGTTTATTTCGAAATAAGGCAAAGAATATTCAAAAGCTGTGTCAAATGCTTTTAGAAAAATACAATGGCGAGGTTCCAAAGGATAGAGATGAATTGATTAATCTTCCCGGGGTTGGAAGAAAAACAGCTAATGTTGTTGTGTCTGTTGCCTATAATATTCCGGCGATTGCTGTTGATACCCATGTGGAAAGAGTTAGCAAACGATTAGGCTTTTGTCGTTGGAAGGACTCTGTGCTTGAGGTAGAGAAAGCATTAATGAAAAAAGTGCCAGAAGAGGAATGGTCTGTTACACATCATCGAATGATATTTTTTGGAAGATACCATTGTAAAGCCCAAAACCCGCAGTGTGAGGTATGCCCACTTCTAACAGAATGCAGAGAAGGTAAAAAGCGAATGAAAAAAGCCGGTGTTCTTGTATGA
- a CDS encoding YpoC family protein — MTNPILLDIPNELKHQSLKSEDEKIEVICAESFQAERPFMHDAAFYHGHKTMLPWQAENVKECVSAVFILWKGISSEVEEAVKSRDKKNTVVLMEKGIRLFLECLYWSNDMPVNIKDGIFAQELKIKPFNGLERLLYILSRPGGYHSYRQLDELFKELEKQFAIKMIKRK; from the coding sequence ATGACGAACCCCATTCTCCTTGATATACCTAATGAGTTGAAGCATCAATCCCTTAAATCAGAAGACGAAAAAATAGAGGTGATTTGTGCTGAGTCCTTTCAGGCAGAACGTCCCTTTATGCATGATGCAGCCTTTTATCATGGCCATAAAACTATGCTCCCTTGGCAAGCAGAGAATGTAAAAGAATGTGTTTCTGCTGTTTTTATCTTGTGGAAAGGGATAAGCTCAGAAGTAGAGGAAGCCGTTAAAAGCAGGGATAAAAAGAACACGGTTGTTCTTATGGAGAAAGGCATCCGGTTGTTTTTGGAATGCTTGTATTGGTCCAATGATATGCCTGTTAACATTAAAGATGGTATATTCGCACAAGAACTTAAGATAAAGCCGTTTAACGGTCTGGAGAGGCTTTTATACATCCTATCAAGACCAGGCGGCTATCATTCCTATCGCCAGCTGGATGAGTTATTTAAAGAATTGGAAAAACAGTTTGCCATAAAAATGATTAAGCGTAAATAA